A single Flavobacterium sp. 1 DNA region contains:
- a CDS encoding lipoprotein produces the protein MRKIFFIFFIIFTVSSCTYEDSRFRQISKKEAMQSWAWKIFIFTDEGEFQSVEPEVNKIHNSIKEKPIFAEDIWKTNLKDDLFLKNNEVALEDRTDYANFEITKKKK, from the coding sequence ATGAGAAAAATATTTTTTATTTTTTTTATAATTTTTACTGTTTCTTCCTGCACTTATGAGGATTCCCGTTTTAGACAAATATCCAAAAAGGAAGCTATGCAAAGCTGGGCTTGGAAAATTTTTATTTTTACTGACGAAGGAGAATTTCAATCTGTTGAGCCAGAAGTAAATAAAATTCATAATAGTATCAAAGAGAAACCTATTTTTGCAGAGGATATTTGGAAAACGAACCTAAAAGATGATTTGTTTTTAAAAAATAATGAAGTGGCTTTAGAAGATAGAACTGACTATGCCAATTTCGAAATAACGAAGAAGAAAAAATAA
- a CDS encoding RNA polymerase sigma factor, whose translation MKENLDQYIRKCADNDREAQLKVYQLFSPVLYGLCLKYMRNEDDAKDVFQEAFVIAFQKIGQYKFEGSFEGWIKRIFINKLLETLKKKKKGVLFLDVFETDIAAEEELELAPIEQEKLLEYIQELPDQYRMVFNLYVFEKMKHKEIAKLLDISEGTSKSNLNRAKSILKKKILIVLNCKTA comes from the coding sequence TTGAAAGAGAACTTAGACCAGTATATTAGGAAATGTGCCGATAATGACCGGGAAGCACAACTGAAAGTGTATCAGTTGTTTTCTCCAGTTCTTTATGGGCTGTGCCTAAAATATATGCGGAATGAGGATGACGCCAAAGATGTTTTTCAAGAAGCCTTTGTAATTGCCTTTCAAAAAATAGGACAATACAAATTTGAAGGAAGTTTTGAAGGTTGGATCAAGCGTATTTTTATCAATAAATTATTAGAAACGTTAAAGAAAAAGAAAAAAGGAGTTTTGTTTTTGGATGTTTTTGAAACTGATATAGCAGCCGAAGAAGAATTAGAATTAGCACCCATTGAGCAGGAAAAATTATTAGAATATATTCAAGAATTGCCAGATCAATACCGAATGGTTTTTAATTTGTATGTTTTCGAAAAAATGAAACATAAAGAGATTGCAAAGCTGCTTGACATAAGTGAAGGAACTTCTAAATCAAATTTAAACAGAGCCAAGAGTATTTTGAAGAAAAAAATATTGATAGTATTAAATTGTAAAACAGCATAA